The Flavobacterium jumunjinense genome includes a region encoding these proteins:
- a CDS encoding diflavin oxidoreductase codes for MLSETKLSLLQQLVQNASHDEIIWTKGYLAGFLDKNSGGIQIPINTTPEKVAVKPLIIYGTETGNSKKVASQLLATFKKNKIQAKAVDVFQFDNSKLEKETLVLFVMSTQGEGEFPQNAVQFYDYLKTTDLDLKNVSYAVLGLGDSSYPLFCNAGVLLDAVLTEKGAKRLLPLVKADVDFAPDVLVWEKELQAAFANQATSTSVSTVKTSTFLHKKNYTGVITNKIILNDRGSNKETYHIEIVSDDEISYEPGDALGIVPKNKVEDVAFIIDYFKVDANLEIVIKEEKKTIEKWLLERNIKGLSKRSLGQLATILGVSIDFEKADLIDVLQLFSKPTTLKIEEVIEILLPIAPRLYSISSSAEAHDGEVHLTVNLNKFAVNNVFKTGLASQFLADYPENASIDFYIHKNQNFRLPNEDTDVIMIGPGTGIAPFRSFIAHRDATGAEGKNWLFFGEQHFVLDFYYQTEIQEWITTGVLTRLDTAFSRDQEKKIYVQDRIREKASEFNAWLENGASLYICGQKNPMSLDVENAILDVLIQERNITKEQAQEVLENLETAGKYQKDVY; via the coding sequence ATGCTATCTGAAACTAAATTAAGTTTATTACAACAACTGGTGCAAAATGCATCTCACGATGAAATTATCTGGACAAAAGGCTATTTAGCTGGGTTTTTAGACAAAAATAGTGGAGGAATTCAAATTCCAATAAATACAACTCCTGAAAAAGTAGCGGTAAAACCACTAATTATTTATGGAACAGAAACGGGGAATTCTAAAAAAGTAGCTTCACAGTTATTAGCTACTTTTAAAAAGAATAAAATTCAAGCAAAGGCTGTTGATGTTTTTCAATTTGATAATTCAAAATTAGAAAAAGAGACGCTTGTTTTATTCGTAATGAGCACGCAAGGTGAAGGTGAGTTTCCTCAAAATGCAGTTCAATTTTATGACTATTTAAAAACAACTGATTTAGATTTAAAGAATGTTTCTTACGCTGTTTTAGGCTTAGGTGATTCATCGTATCCTCTTTTTTGTAATGCAGGTGTTTTGTTAGATGCTGTCTTAACTGAAAAAGGAGCAAAAAGATTATTACCATTGGTAAAAGCAGATGTTGATTTTGCTCCCGATGTATTAGTTTGGGAAAAAGAATTGCAGGCTGCCTTTGCAAATCAAGCAACTTCAACTTCTGTTTCTACTGTTAAAACTTCCACTTTTCTGCATAAGAAGAATTATACTGGAGTAATTACAAATAAAATTATTTTAAATGATAGAGGTTCAAATAAAGAAACCTATCATATTGAAATTGTTTCTGATGATGAAATAAGCTATGAACCTGGTGATGCATTGGGAATTGTTCCAAAAAACAAAGTAGAAGATGTCGCTTTTATTATTGACTATTTTAAGGTTGATGCAAATCTTGAAATTGTTATAAAGGAAGAGAAAAAAACGATTGAAAAATGGTTGTTAGAAAGAAATATAAAAGGATTAAGTAAGCGTTCATTAGGACAATTAGCGACAATTTTAGGTGTTTCAATTGATTTTGAAAAAGCAGATTTGATAGATGTGTTGCAATTATTTTCAAAGCCAACTACTCTTAAAATTGAAGAGGTAATAGAAATTCTTTTACCAATTGCTCCTCGTTTGTATTCTATTTCTTCTTCTGCGGAAGCACACGATGGAGAAGTGCATTTAACGGTTAATCTGAATAAGTTTGCAGTAAACAATGTGTTTAAGACAGGATTAGCTTCTCAATTTTTAGCAGATTATCCTGAAAATGCTTCTATCGATTTCTATATTCATAAAAATCAAAATTTCAGATTACCAAACGAAGATACAGATGTTATCATGATTGGTCCAGGTACAGGAATTGCACCGTTTAGAAGCTTTATTGCGCATAGAGATGCAACAGGAGCCGAAGGGAAAAATTGGTTGTTTTTTGGAGAACAACATTTTGTGTTGGATTTCTATTATCAAACTGAAATTCAAGAATGGATTACAACAGGTGTTTTAACAAGGTTAGACACTGCTTTCTCTCGTGATCAAGAAAAGAAAATTTACGTGCAAGATCGTATTCGCGAGAAAGCAAGTGAATTTAATGCTTGGTTAGAAAATGGAGCAAGTTTATATATCTGCGGACAGAAAAATCCAATGAGCTTGGATGTTGAAAATGCAATTCTAGATGTTTTAATTCAGGAAAGAAACATTACTAAAGAACAAGCGCAAGAGGTTTTAGAAAATTTAGAAACAGCAGGAAAATACCAAAAAGACGTGTATTAA
- the cobA gene encoding uroporphyrinogen-III C-methyltransferase — MIQISNKGKVILAGAGPGDPDLISLKALKYLKIADVVLTDRLVSPVLVDEYARKDAEVIYVGKQCSKGIHTPQKDINELMLEFALMGKLVLRLKGGDVSLFSNVLDELNVLIENGIAYEIVPGVSAAFGAAAYTGIPLTAREHSRGVRFLTLYDLKNVTENQWKDWASTEDTLVFYMSGQRLNTLTEQLLNNGIEKQKGIAIVQQATTPDQKTTVFKFEELETKQLPEFEYVPTLLIIGNVVNLHQKFSWFTEKTRTESYFDNHKILFQNAI; from the coding sequence ATGATACAAATTTCAAATAAAGGGAAGGTAATATTGGCTGGAGCTGGTCCTGGCGATCCCGATTTAATAAGTTTAAAAGCACTAAAATATCTGAAAATTGCAGATGTAGTCCTAACAGATAGATTAGTTTCTCCTGTTTTAGTAGATGAATATGCTCGAAAAGATGCTGAGGTGATTTACGTAGGTAAGCAATGTTCTAAAGGAATTCATACACCTCAAAAAGATATTAATGAGCTAATGCTAGAATTTGCCTTAATGGGAAAATTAGTGTTGCGATTAAAAGGTGGTGATGTTTCGTTATTTTCTAATGTTTTAGACGAATTAAACGTCTTAATTGAAAACGGTATTGCTTATGAAATTGTACCAGGTGTTTCGGCTGCTTTTGGTGCTGCTGCATATACAGGTATTCCTTTAACTGCAAGAGAGCATTCAAGAGGTGTCCGTTTTCTTACTTTATATGATTTAAAGAATGTAACTGAAAATCAATGGAAAGACTGGGCTTCTACAGAAGATACTTTAGTTTTTTATATGAGCGGACAACGTTTGAATACGCTAACAGAGCAATTGTTAAATAATGGTATAGAGAAGCAAAAAGGGATTGCAATTGTACAACAGGCCACTACACCAGATCAAAAAACAACAGTTTTTAAGTTCGAAGAGCTTGAAACGAAACAGTTGCCCGAATTTGAATATGTGCCAACTTTATTAATCATTGGAAATGTGGTAAATCTGCATCAAAAATTTTCTTGGTTTACTGAAAAAACAAGAACAGAATCCTATTTCGATAATCATAAAATACTTTTTCAAAATGCTATCTGA
- the cysK gene encoding cysteine synthase A — protein MRVENVLQTIGKTPVVKINRLFGENKNVWIKLEKTNPGNSIKDRIALGMIEDAEAKGLLNKESVIIEPTSGNTGIGLALVAAVKGYKVILVMPESMSVERRKLMEIYGAQFELTPREKGMKGAIERAAELVKEIPNAWSPLQFENPANVEAHKKTTALEIIEDFPEGLDYIITGVGTGGHITGIASVLKDKFPNLKVIAVEPELSPVLSGGAPGPHPLQGIGAGFIPENYNTNLIDEVITVSKEDSFDFARKSALQEGILVGISTGASLAAVAKKVVSLPDDAVVLTFNYDTGERYLSVEGLF, from the coding sequence ATGAGAGTAGAAAACGTATTACAAACAATTGGAAAAACACCAGTAGTTAAAATAAATAGATTATTTGGTGAAAATAAAAACGTTTGGATAAAATTAGAAAAAACAAATCCAGGAAACAGTATTAAAGATCGTATCGCATTAGGAATGATTGAAGATGCCGAAGCAAAAGGTTTGTTGAATAAAGAAAGTGTTATTATTGAGCCAACATCAGGAAACACAGGAATCGGTTTAGCATTAGTGGCTGCTGTAAAAGGCTATAAAGTAATTTTGGTAATGCCAGAATCGATGAGTGTAGAACGTAGAAAATTAATGGAAATTTACGGAGCTCAATTTGAATTAACTCCTCGTGAAAAAGGGATGAAAGGAGCTATTGAAAGAGCGGCAGAATTAGTAAAAGAAATACCAAATGCTTGGTCTCCTTTGCAATTTGAAAATCCAGCTAATGTTGAAGCGCATAAAAAAACAACGGCATTAGAGATTATTGAAGATTTTCCAGAAGGCTTAGATTATATTATAACAGGTGTTGGTACAGGTGGACATATTACAGGTATTGCTTCGGTTTTAAAAGATAAGTTTCCAAATTTAAAAGTTATTGCTGTCGAGCCAGAATTATCTCCAGTTTTAAGTGGTGGTGCTCCAGGACCACATCCATTACAAGGTATTGGTGCGGGTTTTATTCCTGAAAACTATAATACAAATTTAATAGATGAAGTAATTACAGTTTCTAAAGAAGATTCTTTCGATTTTGCTAGAAAAAGTGCTTTGCAAGAAGGAATTTTAGTAGGGATTTCTACAGGTGCTTCGTTAGCTGCAGTAGCAAAAAAAGTAGTGTCTTTGCCAGATGATGCAGTTGTTTTAACCTTTAACTATGATACAGGTGAAAGATACCTTTCAGTAGAAGGATTGTTCTAA